One window of the Zea mays cultivar B73 chromosome 3, Zm-B73-REFERENCE-NAM-5.0, whole genome shotgun sequence genome contains the following:
- the LOC606413 gene encoding protein disulfide isomerase 6 isoform X1 — MAISQISRIFLAILLLAAAFAAAPAALADGDDVVALTESTFEKEVGKDRGALVEFYAPWCGHCKKLAPEYERLGASFKKAKSVLIAKVDCDEHKSLCSKYGVSGYPTIQWFPKGSLEPKKYEGQRTAEALAEFLNTEGGTNVKLATIPSSVVVLTPETFDSIVLDETKDVLVEFYAPWCGHCKSLAPTYEKVASVFKLDEGVVIANLDADKHRDLAEKYGVSGFPTLKFFPKGNKAGEDYDGDRDLVDFVKFINEKSGTSRDTKGQLTSEAGRIASLDVLAKEFLGASGDKRKEVLSSMEEEADKLSGSAARHGKVYVTIAKKILEKGNEYTEKETKRLDRILEKSISPSKADEFIIKKNVLSTFSS; from the exons ATGGCGATCTCCCAGATCTCACGCATATTCCTGGCCATCCTTCTCCTGGCCGCCGCcttcgccgccgccccagctgcgCTTGCGGACGGCGACGACGTGGTGGCCCTTACCGAATCCACGTTCGAGAAGGAGGTCGGaaaggaccgcggcgccctcgtcGAGTTCTACGCCCCCTG GTGTGGTCACTGCAAGAAGCTTGCTCCTGAGTATGAAAGACTTGGTGCAAGTTTTAAGAAAGCTAAATCTGTCTTGATTGCTAAG GTTGATTGTGATGAGCACAAGAGTTTGTGCAGCAAGTATGGAGTTTCCGGGTATCCAACAATCCAATGGTTCCCGAAAGGATCCTTGGAGCCCAAAAA GTATGAAGGACAACGCACTGCAGAAGCCCTTGCTGAATTTCTCAATACTGAAGGAG GCACAAATGTAAAGCTGGCAACCATTCCTTCAAGTGTTGTGGTTCTCACCCCAGAGACCTTTGACTCAATTGTCCTTGATGAAACCAAAGATGTCCTTGTTGAGTTCTATGCCCCATG GTGTGGTCACTGCAAGAGTCTTGCACCG ACGTATGAGAAGGTGGCTTCTGTTTTCAAGTTGGATGAAGGAGTTGTTATTGCTAACCTTGACGCTGACAAACACAGGGATTTGGCTGAGAA GTATGGAGTTAGTGGATTTCCTACCTTGAAGTTTTTCCCAAAGGGAAACAAAGCTGGTGAAGATTATGATGGCGATAGGGACTTGGTTGACTTTGTCAAGTTCATTAACGAGAAGAGTGGTACCAGCCGTGACACAAAGGGTCAACTAACCTCAGAG GCTGGCCGTATAGCAAGTCTGGATGTCCTGGCTAAGGAGTTCCTTGGTGCTTCCGGTGACAAGCGAAAGGAAGTCCTCTCCAGTATGGAGGAGGAGGCAGATAAGCTCAGTGGTTCTGCTGCAAG GCATGGAAAGGTCTATGTAACCATCGCAAAGAAGATTCTAGAGAAAGGCAACGAGTATACTGAGAAGGAAACCAAGAGGCTTGATCGCATCTTGGAGAAG TCCATCAGCCCCTCCAAGGCCGACGAGTTTATCATCAAGAAGAACGTTCTTTCGACTTTCTCATCCTAA